The Corvus hawaiiensis isolate bCorHaw1 chromosome 7, bCorHaw1.pri.cur, whole genome shotgun sequence genome contains a region encoding:
- the TRPM8 gene encoding transient receptor potential cation channel subfamily M member 8 isoform X7 yields MCSAFVLCRRVYAKVSMGSMRHRRNGNFESSRLLYSSMSRSIDVACSDADLVNFIQENFKKRECVFFTKDTKSMGNLCKCGYPENQHIEGTQVNTTEKWNYKKHTRELPTDAFGDIQFENLGKRGKYIRLSCDTDSETLYDLMTQHWHLKTPNLVISVTGGAKNFALKPRMRKIFSRLIYIAQSKGAWIFTGGTHYGLMKYIGEVVRDNTISRSSEENVVAIGIAAWGMISNRETLVRTADSDGNYLAHYIMDDLKRDPLYCLDNNHTHLLLVDNGTHGHPTIEAKVRTQLEKYISERVIPESNYGGKIPIVCFAQGGGKETLKSINVAIKSKIPCVVVEGSGRIADVIASLMEAEGTLASSCVKESLLRFLPRTISRLSEEETESWIKWIKEVLESPHLLTVIKIEEAGDEIVSNAISFALYKAFSTNEHDRDNWNGQLKLLLEWNQLDLASDEIFTNDRNWESADLQDVMFTALVKDRPKFVRLFLENGLNLRKFLTTEVLRELYTNNFSSLVFKNLQIAKNSYNDALLTFVWKMVEDFRRDLKRDYKNSKDEMEIQLAEECPITRHPLQALFIWSVLQNKKELSKVIWEQRDLHDFTLSPQTRGCTLAALGASKLLKSMAKVKNDINAAGESEELANEYETRAVELFTECYSNDEDLAEQLLTYSCEAWGVSNCLELAVEAKDQQFIAQPGVQNFLSKQWYGEISRDTKNWKIILCLFFFPLIGCGFISFRKKPVEKSKKLFLYYVSFFTSPFVVFSWNVIFYIAFLLLFAYVLLMDFQKEPTALEIILYVLVFILLCDEVRQWYMNGSKYFSDLWNVMDTLAIFYFIAGIVFR; encoded by the exons GGGCAACTTATGTAAATGTGGATACCCTGAAAATCAGCACATAGAGGGCACTCAGGTTAACACCACTGAAAAATGGAACTACAAGAAGCACACGAGGGAGCTTCCTACCGATGCCTTTGGGGACATTCAGTttgaaaacctgggaaaaagaggaaag TACATCCGCCTGTCGTGTGACACAGACTCAGAAACGCTCTACGATCTCATGACCCAGCACTGGCAcctgaaaaccccaaacctcgtCATCTCCGTCACCGGCGGCGCCAAGAACTTCGCGCTCAAGCCCCGCATGCGCAAGATATTCAGCAGGCTGATCTACATCGCCCAGTCCAAGG GAGCCTGGATTTTCACCGGGGGCACGCACTACGGGCTGATGAAGTACATTGGGGAGGTGGTCAGAGACAACACCATCAGTCGCAGCTCCGAGGAGAACGTGGTGGCCATCGGCATCGCGGCCTGGGGCATGATCTCCAACCGGGAAACGCTCGTCCGCACGGCCGACAGTGAC GGGAACTACTTGGCCCACTACATCATGGATGACCTGAAGAGAGACCCCCTGTACTGCCTGGATAACAACCACACCCATCTCCTGCTGGTTGATAACGGCACCCACGGGCACCCCACCATAGAGGCCAAAGTGCGCACCCAGCTGGAGAAGTACATCTCGGAACGGGTTATCCCAG aatctAATTACGGTGGGAAGATCCCAATTGTGTGTTTTGCCCAAGGTGGAGGGAAAGAGACTTTGAAA TCCATCAACGTGGCCATCAAGAGCAAGATTCCCTGTGTGGTGGTGGAGGGCTCTGGCCGCATTGCTGATGTCATTGCGAGCCTGATGGAGGCAGAAGGCACTCTTGCCTCATCCTGTGTCAAGGAGAGCCTCCTCAGGTTCCTGCCTCGCACCATTTCCAGGCTCtcagaagaggagactgagagcTGGATCAAGTGG aTCAAAGAAGTCCTTGAGAGCCCTCATTTACTGACAGTGATCAAAATAGAAGAAGCAGGAGATGAAATTGTGAGCAATGCCATTTCCTTTGCCCTGTACAAAG ctttCAGCACCAATGAGCATGACAGGGATAACTGGAATGggcagctgaagctgctgctggagtggaACCAGCTGGACCTGGCCAGCGATGAGATCTTCACCAATGACCGAAACTGGGAG TCTGCTGACCTACAGGACGTGATGTTCACAGCCTTGGTGAAAGACAGGCCCAAATTTGTCCGACTCTTCCTGGAAAACGGCTTGAATCTGCGGAAGTTCCTCACCACAGAGGTCCTGAGGGAGCTGTACACCAACAACTTCAGCAGCCTGGTGTTCAAGAACCTGCAGATTGCCAAGAACTCCTACAACGATGCCCTCCTCACCTTCGTGTGGAAGATGGTGGAGGACTTCCGGAGAGATCTCAAGAGAGACTACAAAAACAGCAAGGATGAGATGGAGATACAGCTTGCA GAGGAGTGTCCTATCACAAGGCACCCGTTGCAAGCTCTGTTTATTTGGTCAGTTCTTCAGAACAAGAAGGAGCTGTCCAAAGTCATTTGGGAGCAA AGGGATTTGCATGACTTCACTCTCTCCCCACAGACCAGAGGCTGCACTTTGGCAGCCCTGGGGGCCAGTAAGCTCCTGAAAAGTATGGCCAAGGTGAAGAACGATATAAATGCTGCTGGTGAGTCTGAGGAACTCGCTAACGAGTATGAGACAAGAGCAGTAG AGCTGTTCACTGAGTGCTACAGCAACGATGAAGACctggctgagcagctgctgactTACTCCTGTGAAGCCTGGGGAGTGAGCAACTGTCTGGAGCTAGCCGTGGAAGCCAAGGACCAGCAGTTTATTGCCCAGCCAGGTGTGCAG AATTTCCTTTCTAAGCAGTGGTATGGAGAGATTTCAAGAGACACTAAGAACTGGAAGATCATACTGTGcctgttctttttccctttaataGGCTGTGGTTTCATCTCCTTCAG GAAAAAGCCTGTGGAGAAGAGTAAGAAACTCTTCTTGTATTATGTATCTTTCTTCACTTCTCCCTTTGTGGTCTTCTCCTGGAACGTCATCTTCTACATTGCTTTCCTGTTGCTCTTCGCCTACGTGTTGCTTATGGATTTCCAGAAGGAACCCACGGCCCTGGAGATCATCCTTTACGTGCTGGTCTTCATTCTGCTTTGTGATGAAGTGAGACAA tgGTACATGAACGGCAGCAAGTATTTCTCAGACCTGTGGAATGTTATGGATACTCTTGCAATCTTCTACTTCATAGCAGGGATTGTGTTCAG
- the TRPM8 gene encoding transient receptor potential cation channel subfamily M member 8 isoform X8, which translates to MCSAFVLCRRVYAKVSMGSMRHRRNGNFESSRLLYSSMSRSIDVACSDADLVNFIQENFKKRECVFFTKDTKSMGNLCKCGYPENQHIEGTQVNTTEKWNYKKHTRELPTDAFGDIQFENLGKRGKYIRLSCDTDSETLYDLMTQHWHLKTPNLVISVTGGAKNFALKPRMRKIFSRLIYIAQSKGAWIFTGGTHYGLMKYIGEVVRDNTISRSSEENVVAIGIAAWGMISNRETLVRTADSDGNYLAHYIMDDLKRDPLYCLDNNHTHLLLVDNGTHGHPTIEAKVRTQLEKYISERVIPESNYGGKIPIVCFAQGGGKETLKSINVAIKSKIPCVVVEGSGRIADVIASLMEAEGTLASSCVKESLLRFLPRTISRLSEEETESWIKWIKEVLESPHLLTVIKIEEAGDEIVSNAISFALYKAFSTNEHDRDNWNGQLKLLLEWNQLDLASDEIFTNDRNWESADLQDVMFTALVKDRPKFVRLFLENGLNLRKFLTTEVLRELYTNNFSSLVFKNLQIAKNSYNDALLTFVWKMVEDFRRDLKRDYKNSKDEMEIQLAEECPITRHPLQALFIWSVLQNKKELSKVIWEQRDLHDFTLSPQTRGCTLAALGASKLLKSMAKVKNDINAAGESEELANEYETRAVELFTECYSNDEDLAEQLLTYSCEAWGVSNCLELAVEAKDQQFIAQPGVQNFLSKQWYGEISRDTKNWKIILCLFFFPLIGCGFISFSGT; encoded by the exons GGGCAACTTATGTAAATGTGGATACCCTGAAAATCAGCACATAGAGGGCACTCAGGTTAACACCACTGAAAAATGGAACTACAAGAAGCACACGAGGGAGCTTCCTACCGATGCCTTTGGGGACATTCAGTttgaaaacctgggaaaaagaggaaag TACATCCGCCTGTCGTGTGACACAGACTCAGAAACGCTCTACGATCTCATGACCCAGCACTGGCAcctgaaaaccccaaacctcgtCATCTCCGTCACCGGCGGCGCCAAGAACTTCGCGCTCAAGCCCCGCATGCGCAAGATATTCAGCAGGCTGATCTACATCGCCCAGTCCAAGG GAGCCTGGATTTTCACCGGGGGCACGCACTACGGGCTGATGAAGTACATTGGGGAGGTGGTCAGAGACAACACCATCAGTCGCAGCTCCGAGGAGAACGTGGTGGCCATCGGCATCGCGGCCTGGGGCATGATCTCCAACCGGGAAACGCTCGTCCGCACGGCCGACAGTGAC GGGAACTACTTGGCCCACTACATCATGGATGACCTGAAGAGAGACCCCCTGTACTGCCTGGATAACAACCACACCCATCTCCTGCTGGTTGATAACGGCACCCACGGGCACCCCACCATAGAGGCCAAAGTGCGCACCCAGCTGGAGAAGTACATCTCGGAACGGGTTATCCCAG aatctAATTACGGTGGGAAGATCCCAATTGTGTGTTTTGCCCAAGGTGGAGGGAAAGAGACTTTGAAA TCCATCAACGTGGCCATCAAGAGCAAGATTCCCTGTGTGGTGGTGGAGGGCTCTGGCCGCATTGCTGATGTCATTGCGAGCCTGATGGAGGCAGAAGGCACTCTTGCCTCATCCTGTGTCAAGGAGAGCCTCCTCAGGTTCCTGCCTCGCACCATTTCCAGGCTCtcagaagaggagactgagagcTGGATCAAGTGG aTCAAAGAAGTCCTTGAGAGCCCTCATTTACTGACAGTGATCAAAATAGAAGAAGCAGGAGATGAAATTGTGAGCAATGCCATTTCCTTTGCCCTGTACAAAG ctttCAGCACCAATGAGCATGACAGGGATAACTGGAATGggcagctgaagctgctgctggagtggaACCAGCTGGACCTGGCCAGCGATGAGATCTTCACCAATGACCGAAACTGGGAG TCTGCTGACCTACAGGACGTGATGTTCACAGCCTTGGTGAAAGACAGGCCCAAATTTGTCCGACTCTTCCTGGAAAACGGCTTGAATCTGCGGAAGTTCCTCACCACAGAGGTCCTGAGGGAGCTGTACACCAACAACTTCAGCAGCCTGGTGTTCAAGAACCTGCAGATTGCCAAGAACTCCTACAACGATGCCCTCCTCACCTTCGTGTGGAAGATGGTGGAGGACTTCCGGAGAGATCTCAAGAGAGACTACAAAAACAGCAAGGATGAGATGGAGATACAGCTTGCA GAGGAGTGTCCTATCACAAGGCACCCGTTGCAAGCTCTGTTTATTTGGTCAGTTCTTCAGAACAAGAAGGAGCTGTCCAAAGTCATTTGGGAGCAA AGGGATTTGCATGACTTCACTCTCTCCCCACAGACCAGAGGCTGCACTTTGGCAGCCCTGGGGGCCAGTAAGCTCCTGAAAAGTATGGCCAAGGTGAAGAACGATATAAATGCTGCTGGTGAGTCTGAGGAACTCGCTAACGAGTATGAGACAAGAGCAGTAG AGCTGTTCACTGAGTGCTACAGCAACGATGAAGACctggctgagcagctgctgactTACTCCTGTGAAGCCTGGGGAGTGAGCAACTGTCTGGAGCTAGCCGTGGAAGCCAAGGACCAGCAGTTTATTGCCCAGCCAGGTGTGCAG AATTTCCTTTCTAAGCAGTGGTATGGAGAGATTTCAAGAGACACTAAGAACTGGAAGATCATACTGTGcctgttctttttccctttaataGGCTGTGGTTTCATCTCCTTCAG tgGTACATGA